A window of Miscanthus floridulus cultivar M001 chromosome 12, ASM1932011v1, whole genome shotgun sequence genomic DNA:
ACCGGAGTCCTCTTTGCTCGGAGCTGGCGCGGCCGGTACGTCCGCGACTGGCGGCTGGGTGTGGAAGAGCGTGTCCGGGAGCAGCACCCGGTCGAGCTCGTATATCGCCATAGGCGCGTCCACGGACACGCTGCTGACGATCTTGGCGTCGGCCCACGTGGAGTGCACGTGGACGGTGCCAGCGTCGTACGTCACGTTCACCGTGTACAGCCCGCCGGCGAGCGTTGTCACCGGCCTGGTCTGGCTCAGCCGCTCGAAGTCCGCGAGCTCGTAGTGCTTGGGCAGCGAGTGGTacatcatcaggttcttgagCTGCTGCACGGAGAGATCCGACAGCCTCTGCATGTCAGACACGCAAATCGATGGATCGATCCTGATGTCAGACACCCTTGCTCCGTACTATACAAGTACTCTGCGATGGTTTGGTTCTTGACGACGTTACCGGCGGCTTGACGGCGGCGAAGGCCCTGTCGACGGGGACGAAGATGGTGATGCCCTGGTCCGTCAGGTACGCCTGGCTCTGGAACACTTCCACGAGGTTGGTCTGCTGCAGGTAGCCGAGGAAGGTGCGGAAGGGCCCGTCCAGGGTCAGGATCGCGGTGAGGTTGGCGGTGCGCTTGGCCTGTGGCGTAGGCGGCAATGGCAATGTGTCGGTCATCTGCAGCGTCGTTGCGCGCGACGGCTTGACGAGCGGCCGATGCGCGCCGGCGTGCAGCGCAGACACGGACATCACGGCCGCGAGCAACGCGACGGCGCACTTCATGTTGCAATGCAAGCGTGGAAGAAGATTGCAGTGCGTAGGCAGGACCGGAGGAGGCGAGTTCACGATGAACTGCCGGCTATTTGCGACTGCACACAGACACAGGAGGGCGGGGGAGAGACGCTGAGATGCGATCTTTGTGCGAGCTGTGAGCTCTCGTTTCCTATTTTTCCAGTGGCTCAGAGGACGCAGGACTGTGTCAACTGGCAGACGATCCAAAGTGCCCCCTTGAGAGCTGAGAAATGCAGCTCTGGCCTCTGTCACGGTACAAACGAATCGACACGTTTGCAATGCGATACATAAAAGGTGCAACAGAGCTCACTCCTCACAAAAACACTAACGACGCAAATGCATGAATTCGGCGTCTACATCATCAGAAACCCGAAAGACATGAAGAAGGCCAAGTATCCAACGAGAAGGCGACCTGCACCGAGCCGGCACGACGAACTCTTGCTGGCTCCACGGTCGGTGGCGGCCGGCACGGCGTCGGTTGCATCACCCCcgcgcgcgggcgcgggcacgGGCGCCACGGCGGGCTCGGTCGGGAACACCTGCTCCGGCAGAAGCACCCTGTCGAGCGCGTACACCGCGACCGGCGGCGTGGAGTGCACGCTGCTGACGAGCCTGGCCGCCCGGGTCCAGCCCGACGCGACGCGGATCCTCCAGGCGGCGTCGGTGACGTTCAGCGCGCACCCCGGCGCGAACGTGGGTACGGGTCCCGACGCCGCCAGCGCCGCGAAGGAGGAGAGCGGGAGGTACCGGGGCACGCCGTGGCACAGCATTAGCGTCCGGAGCTGGTCCGCGGTGAGGTTGGACAGGGCGGCCCCGTCCACGGCCGCGAACGCCGAGTCCTGCGGCGCGAACACGGTGACGCCGCCTGCTGGTCGTGGTCGGTGGTGGCGTTGGCCTGGCTCTGGGACGTCCGGATCACGTCGGTCCGGGTGAGGTAGTCCAGGAACGTCCCGTATGGCCCCACGAGGGCGAGCAGCTCGGTGAGGTTGACGTGGTGCGGCGCCGGCGTTTCGACTACGGGTGGTGCCCGCTGGGACAGTGCGGCCCGGGGCAGCGCCAGGCACAGCATCGCGATGGCAAGGTCGGCTAGGTTTGTTCTTAGTCATGTTCATCAGATCAGGAGGTCTTGGTAGTAGAATAGGTGTTCGGGTTTCACATAGAGAGAGGTGATAGGTTGCAAACCATCGAATGCCAtagttgttgaagctccggccggggtttcgtTGATGGACGctatctgcgcgccggcagcgacgttcggtggagagggagttggcgctgtggcgtcctcggcggcggcgtgtgcgtctcggtggcgttgccggcgtcggtggtgcttcccgttgctggcagcgccccttcttccGATCGGGTCTAGGgataggatgtcggtggggtgactggcggcacGGTGAACCCCGTATTGCGAgctccggcccccacctttcatttatagcgctgtgcgacggaggcccaccaaccatgtagggttgggcgccctcgatcagggcgcgaggacaaggcccagttaggccgttgggcctaactggtggaagatcaatcctaacattctcccccttgatctctcatctattcttcgttctttaatttcatactcaaaactttcaattcatatttttcttgcttccatcctatttcatcacagattagtgcatagaactgtcccatcgtcacagcaattagtgccgttagactaacatccacaatacacttctccgttttgaaatgtaaactttctttggaccattcgtatgttcgggaatcataggctttcccttaaacccatgccggctacgtgttctctgaacacgttgggtggtaagccctttgtgagcggattcgcgagcattttctctgtacttatatgctcaagatttattatatgatcccgaactttatctttcacaacatagtactttatgtcaatgtgtttggcagcaccacttgacctattgttgtgagcgtactgtaccgctggattgttatcatAATACAAcctcagtggttcatttatatcatcaatcactttcaatccgggtatgaatttcttcagccaattcacctgccccgttgcctcatagcatgctacaaactcggcatacattgtcgaggatgtagttacggtttatttggagcttttccacgatatagcccctcctgtgagagtaaatacatatcctgacgtggattttttttcgtctcccacataatcagaatctgaatacccctctatctgcagggaatcagatcttctatacgtaagcatgaggcctttcgtaccctgcaaataacataggactttcttcactaatttccaatgttcaattcctggattcttttgatatctgccaagtaatccggtaacaaaagctaagtcagggcgtgtacacacttgagcatattgtaaacttccaacagctgaagcatacgatatcgctttcattcggtcaatttcatattggttcttgggacactgatgttccctaaatctatcgcccttgactataagagcaggtgaaggactgcacgtatgcatactaaatttcttcaggaccttttctatgtatgccttttgtgataatcctagaaccccttttctcctgtctcgataaatctctattcccaaaacgaacgaggcctcaccgagatctttcatatcaaagtttgaggataagaatttcttcgtttccattagtagattgatatcactactagcaagcaagatatcatccacatacaaaattaggaatatgtactttccattcctgaactttgcataaacgcaattgtcctcgacattttcttcaaacccaaaaccttttatcgttctatcaaacttcaaataccactgtcttgaagcttactTCAATCcatagattgatttcttcaggcggcatctcatatttttctttccttttacgacaaaacctttcggttgtgccatataaacattttcttccaaatccccatttaggaaaacatctttacatccatttgatataactccaaatcatagtgggctacaagtgccattataattttaaAGGAATCtttatatgagactggagaaaacgtctcattataatcaatccattctctttgcgtgaagcctttcgccacaagtcgcgctttaaatctttctatattcctttgggagtcatattttattttgtagatccatttacagcctactgttttggttcCTTTAGGAAtaatttctaagtcccaaactttattgttACTCATTGATTttaattcatcttccatggccttaagccactttaaTGAGTGgccgcttctcatggcttcttcaaataaggtgaaatcatcccccatctgacattcttctattttataaacttcatagtcatcagtaatagctaatcttcttattctttgagaccttctaggtgcctccgccacttgttccacatttggctgttgttgttcttcctcatgtgcaacatttggttctataggttcctcaaggacaggtttctcatgttcattcattgtcgccacgagagaacttgcaacaggtgttggcactacagtgtcctgcactgtcggtgcaacagcagcaggtagcgtgaagaatggttcttcaaccatcgaagtgggtacatgtacccgcttctcctgtaggctgatttctcgtgctaccatgctccccctgatcatgttatcctccaagaacacagcgtatCTTATTTCTAtaatcttcgtatgtctgtcaggacaatagaagcgatatcctttcgatctttctggatagccaataaaatggtagCTGaatgtcttggagtctaactttcctatgtttgggttaaacacttttgcctcagctggacagccccacacacgcaaatggttgaGTGAGTGTtctcttcctgtccataattcatacggtgttttaggcactgatttacttggtactcgattaagtatgtgaatggcggttttcagtgcctccatccataaactaatcgataatgtggagtaactcatcatgcttcttaccatattcATTAAGGTAcgattacgtctttcagccactccattctgctgaggctcccccggtgtggagtactgagcaactatgccatttttctGTAGGAACCTTGCGAATGGtctaggaatttggccatatggggtatgtcgcccatagtactctccacctcggtctgatcgtactatcttgattttcttattgtgctgatttttaacttcagctttaaatattttgaatttatccaatgcttctgatctttctttaattggataaatattgccgtaacgagagtagtcgtctatgaatattataaacgaatcataaccatccacacttttcacaggaaaaggaccatatATATCTGTGTGGATTATTCCTAAATTCATGTGCTTTGTTtggtatctttcttaattttcttgacatactttcctttgatgcaatcaatacattgctctaaatctaaaaattctaagtgcgggagaattgattccttaaccaatcgttccattctccccctcgaaatatggcccaagcgacaatgccataatttcgaagagacagtatcaattctcttccgcttcttagttacatccatagatggggaatcattcatattctcatcacatacattgttcgcattctcagcaagagataataaataaagcttgtcttgtcgaa
This region includes:
- the LOC136498616 gene encoding fasciclin-like arabinogalactan protein 7 isoform X2 gives rise to the protein MKCAVALLAAVMSVSALHAGAHRPLVKPSRATTLQMTDTLPLPPTPQAKRTANLTAILTLDGPFRTFLGYLQQTNLVEVFQSQAYLTDQGITIFVPVDRAFAAVKPPQLKNLMMYHSLPKHYELADFERLSQTRPVTTLAGGLYTVNVTYDAGTVHVHSTWADAKIVSSVSVDAPMAIYELDRVLLPDTLFHTQPPVADVPAAPAPSKEDSGEPLTEPDPVVAAQYGSPGVADAPVSACGDDDGRFACYAAAAAVGAVMALVAL
- the LOC136498616 gene encoding fasciclin-like arabinogalactan protein 7 isoform X1; this translates as MKCAVALLAAVMSVSALHAGAHRPLVKPSRATTLQMTDTLPLPPTPQAKRTANLTAILTLDGPFRTFLGYLQQTNLVEVFQSQAYLTDQGITIFVPVDRAFAAVKPPRLSDLSVQQLKNLMMYHSLPKHYELADFERLSQTRPVTTLAGGLYTVNVTYDAGTVHVHSTWADAKIVSSVSVDAPMAIYELDRVLLPDTLFHTQPPVADVPAAPAPSKEDSGEPLTEPDPVVAAQYGSPGVADAPVSACGDDDGRFACYAAAAAVGAVMALVAL